From one Brevibacterium sp. 'Marine' genomic stretch:
- a CDS encoding ATP-binding protein translates to MTEQRRSPFALQPGTVPPVLVERQSFINDFAYALDSGHGAMGRSTLVTGESGMGKSTMLTVFEEVATSRSWATVHLPGGAGLVERLAEAQIPRLLDDEGHGVLITVDDIDRAPLPDLEQVAGTVADAFAEGIPLALAFTGPADATNALFAADAIPYLARSARVDLERLSDDGMRLFVSTALADSGKSITEGAVRRLLEAADGNPRRLLAIADLAWKHSGDRAEISEEDVRAALPEGSPQSSGSSETGFSMQSATKVRNSLGS, encoded by the coding sequence AGCCGGGAACGGTCCCGCCTGTGCTCGTCGAACGGCAGTCCTTCATCAACGATTTTGCCTATGCGCTTGACAGCGGTCACGGCGCAATGGGGCGATCCACGCTCGTCACCGGTGAATCGGGTATGGGGAAGAGCACCATGCTCACGGTGTTCGAGGAAGTGGCGACGTCGCGCAGCTGGGCCACCGTGCATCTCCCAGGTGGAGCCGGGCTGGTCGAGCGATTGGCCGAAGCACAGATTCCTCGATTGCTCGACGACGAGGGGCACGGAGTCCTCATCACGGTGGACGATATCGATCGGGCACCGTTGCCGGACCTGGAACAGGTGGCCGGTACGGTGGCGGACGCGTTTGCCGAGGGCATTCCTCTCGCGCTCGCGTTCACCGGTCCCGCCGACGCAACGAATGCGCTGTTCGCGGCGGACGCGATTCCCTACTTGGCGCGGTCGGCGCGAGTCGATCTGGAACGGTTGAGCGACGACGGTATGCGACTCTTCGTGTCGACAGCGCTCGCGGATAGCGGAAAGTCGATCACCGAGGGTGCCGTCCGCCGCCTTCTCGAAGCGGCGGACGGCAACCCCCGTCGTCTTCTGGCCATCGCCGACCTGGCGTGGAAGCACAGCGGAGACCGTGCGGAGATCTCGGAGGAAGACGTTCGTGCTGCCCTGCCCGAGGGCAGCCCTCAGAGCTCGGGCAGCAGTGAGACCGGGTTCTCGATGCAGTCGGCGACGAAGGTGAGGAACTCGCTCGGCTCCTGA